From a single Cloacibacillus sp. genomic region:
- a CDS encoding DUF2635 domain-containing protein, which produces MRETIFIMPRAGLQVRDPNNAGAVIPAEGAAVERSSYWIRRRMCGDVTIKIAEPDKKTNSKKEA; this is translated from the coding sequence ATGCGAGAGACGATATTTATAATGCCGCGTGCAGGCCTTCAGGTGCGCGACCCGAACAACGCCGGCGCGGTCATACCCGCGGAGGGCGCTGCTGTTGAACGATCATCGTATTGGATACGCAGAAGGATGTGCGGCGACGTTACCATCAAAATAGCAGAACCTGATAAAAAGACAAATTCAAAGAAGGAGGCATAA
- a CDS encoding DNA circularization N-terminal domain-containing protein, with protein MSWKDNLRDASFRGVSFFVPSHELQGGRRLVTHEYPLRDEPYTEDLGLKARRYSVEAYVIGDDYMDQRDSLVKALNEKGEGELVHPYLGSLTVQCEGYTMNENDSEGRMARFSMTFVESGENKYPEASKDRSAAAEKAADSLDDAAAEDFADTFSVDGCPEFIAADAFSLLSSFFSNIGLAISDVKDMLSQPLKLAKNVQGLISTFTNNSYSRGNSFSTVASQCAVWGSFGEYKTPLTTSRTEKAAVTNNNALVSLIRQAATAETARCAVSGDEEGDYKTRQDAEKVAGQITESLNNEMDRTMNTALYTAQTALRAAVVEALPSEELPELISVTLHHPISVLVLAYETYEDALRADDIVARNNTPHPGFVNGKINMVAD; from the coding sequence ATGTCCTGGAAGGATAATCTTAGGGACGCCAGTTTTCGCGGCGTCTCATTTTTTGTGCCCTCGCACGAGCTGCAGGGCGGGCGCCGCCTTGTGACGCATGAGTACCCTCTGCGTGACGAGCCATATACGGAGGACTTGGGCTTAAAAGCAAGGCGGTACAGCGTCGAGGCATACGTAATCGGCGACGATTATATGGATCAACGCGACAGCCTCGTAAAGGCGCTGAATGAAAAAGGCGAAGGCGAGCTTGTACATCCGTATTTAGGTTCCCTTACCGTACAGTGCGAAGGTTATACGATGAACGAAAATGACAGCGAAGGCCGCATGGCACGGTTTTCGATGACTTTCGTGGAAAGCGGGGAAAACAAATACCCAGAGGCTTCAAAGGACAGGTCTGCGGCGGCTGAAAAGGCGGCCGATTCCCTTGACGATGCCGCAGCAGAAGATTTTGCGGATACATTCAGCGTGGATGGATGCCCGGAGTTTATTGCAGCGGATGCCTTTAGCTTGCTCTCTTCTTTTTTTAGCAACATCGGACTTGCTATTTCAGACGTAAAGGACATGCTGTCTCAGCCGCTCAAACTCGCAAAAAACGTACAAGGGTTGATTTCAACTTTCACGAATAATTCTTATTCTCGAGGCAATTCTTTTTCGACTGTAGCATCACAATGCGCCGTATGGGGCTCTTTTGGCGAATACAAAACGCCGCTGACCACATCACGCACTGAGAAGGCGGCGGTTACAAACAACAACGCTCTGGTTTCTCTAATCCGGCAGGCGGCAACGGCGGAAACGGCGCGTTGTGCCGTCAGCGGCGATGAAGAGGGCGATTACAAAACACGTCAGGATGCCGAAAAAGTGGCAGGTCAAATTACGGAATCATTGAATAATGAGATGGACCGCACAATGAACACCGCTCTTTATACCGCTCAAACTGCCCTGCGCGCGGCGGTGGTCGAGGCACTGCCGTCTGAGGAGCTGCCGGAGCTGATAAGTGTAACGTTACATCATCCTATATCCGTTCTTGTTCTGGCTTATGAGACGTACGAAGATGCGCTGCGTGCCGACGATATAGTTGCTCGTAATAATACCCCTCATCCCGGGTTTGTGAATGGGAAGATCAATATGGTGGCAGACTAA
- a CDS encoding phage tail sheath subtilisin-like domain-containing protein has protein sequence MAISFNSIPTTLRVPWCYIEFDNSKALKGDTDQPYTVLLVGQKLTAGTAPCNKPVLVTSEAQAKTLFGAGSMLSMIVNSFRKTDSFTETWALPLEDDAAAVAASGGITFTGTCTAPGTLALYVSGIRLTVGVKANDAAAAVATAVTTAINAKTELPLTAAVDSTTPGKVNLTCKWKGLTGNDIDVRGNYYSDDVYPAGVTVAITALSGGTANPDVTDGLAAIGDDVHYNIIVFPYSDSANLKILDEELDDRWGPLRQLEGIAFTGRRGTVSELGTFGNANNTQNLCIIHAAGVPNAPFEMASAAAGLASYYGNIDPARPFQTLELTGIMAPVLEERFTLQERNILLYDGISTWKTDASAAIRAERFITTYKKSPAGADDRSYLDVNTPLTLGRLRYSLRNFLLLRYPRHKLASGDITQFGAGQAIATPDSVKGDIIGWYQRQVTKGIAEDIDTFKKGLIVERNANDECRLDILLTPDVVNQLRVLAAQMQFIL, from the coding sequence TTGGCTATTTCATTCAACAGTATACCAACAACGCTGCGAGTGCCATGGTGCTATATCGAATTTGATAACTCCAAGGCTCTGAAGGGCGACACAGACCAGCCATATACAGTGCTTCTTGTGGGCCAAAAGCTGACGGCGGGAACGGCTCCATGTAACAAGCCTGTGCTGGTCACTTCAGAAGCTCAGGCAAAAACGCTTTTTGGCGCCGGCTCGATGCTCTCCATGATCGTCAATTCCTTCCGCAAGACAGACAGTTTTACTGAGACCTGGGCGTTGCCTCTGGAGGATGATGCCGCGGCTGTCGCTGCTTCAGGCGGGATTACTTTTACAGGCACGTGTACCGCGCCTGGAACGCTTGCCCTGTATGTGAGCGGCATACGTTTAACTGTAGGCGTCAAGGCAAACGACGCGGCTGCGGCAGTCGCTACTGCCGTTACGACCGCTATAAACGCTAAGACGGAGCTGCCTCTTACTGCGGCGGTTGACAGCACGACACCGGGTAAAGTCAATTTAACATGTAAATGGAAAGGGCTTACCGGAAACGATATAGATGTCCGCGGCAATTATTATTCGGACGATGTCTACCCCGCGGGGGTGACGGTAGCTATAACGGCGCTTTCTGGCGGCACAGCAAATCCTGACGTGACCGATGGGCTTGCGGCGATAGGCGACGATGTGCATTACAACATTATCGTGTTCCCTTATTCAGACAGCGCAAATCTAAAAATTCTTGATGAGGAGCTTGACGACCGCTGGGGACCGCTTCGCCAACTTGAAGGCATCGCCTTCACGGGAAGGCGCGGCACGGTATCAGAACTGGGAACCTTCGGCAATGCAAACAATACACAGAATCTTTGCATAATCCATGCGGCAGGAGTACCGAATGCGCCGTTTGAGATGGCGTCGGCCGCCGCGGGGCTGGCCAGTTACTACGGCAATATTGACCCTGCGCGCCCGTTCCAGACGCTTGAACTTACGGGCATCATGGCGCCTGTGCTGGAAGAACGCTTCACGCTGCAGGAAAGAAACATTTTACTCTATGACGGCATAAGTACATGGAAGACTGACGCCTCAGCCGCCATTCGTGCGGAGCGCTTCATTACCACTTATAAAAAATCTCCGGCTGGCGCCGACGACCGCAGTTACCTGGACGTCAATACTCCGCTTACGCTGGGTCGCCTGCGTTACAGCCTCAGAAACTTTCTCCTGCTGCGCTATCCGCGCCACAAGCTGGCGAGCGGAGATATAACACAGTTTGGCGCAGGACAGGCGATAGCCACGCCAGACAGCGTGAAAGGCGATATTATCGGGTGGTATCAGCGTCAGGTCACGAAGGGCATAGCGGAAGATATCGACACATTTAAGAAGGGACTCATCGTTGAACGCAACGCAAACGACGAGTGCCGCCTTGACATTCTGCTTACACCAGATGTAGTGAATCAGCTGCGCGTGCTTGCGGCGCAGATGCAGTTCATTCTTTAG
- a CDS encoding phage tail tube protein, translating into MGKIAGTIHLTVDGETQNCEGEFEYNLGTPKREALVGSDRYHGYKEEPQAAFVKGNLRRTKGFDIKAFQEKEGVDLQLKVATGETFVFADGFVAGEGTNNTGTALFAFEFYAEKGVLV; encoded by the coding sequence ATGGGCAAGATAGCAGGTACTATCCATCTCACAGTGGATGGTGAAACGCAGAACTGCGAAGGAGAATTTGAATATAACCTTGGAACTCCGAAGCGCGAGGCGCTTGTAGGCTCTGATCGTTATCACGGCTACAAAGAGGAGCCGCAGGCGGCTTTTGTGAAGGGCAATCTCCGGCGAACGAAAGGCTTTGATATAAAGGCCTTTCAGGAGAAAGAGGGCGTGGACCTACAGCTCAAAGTAGCCACAGGGGAGACTTTTGTTTTCGCGGACGGCTTCGTCGCCGGCGAGGGCACAAATAACACTGGCACTGCGCTCTTTGCATTTGAGTTCTATGCCGAGAAAGGCGTGCTTGTCTAA
- a CDS encoding phage tail assembly protein, with protein sequence MQEQKIVLTEPVTVGGKTVTELTVHKPKAKHLRGLRFMISDGGLNIESDTIIDLAVKLTGELPAVIDELGLEDITALGAAVMGFLPGGMLTAGKPQ encoded by the coding sequence ATGCAGGAACAGAAAATCGTACTCACCGAGCCGGTGACAGTCGGTGGAAAGACGGTAACGGAGCTTACTGTGCATAAGCCAAAGGCTAAGCATTTACGAGGTCTCCGGTTCATGATTTCAGACGGAGGGCTAAATATCGAAAGCGATACGATAATCGACCTAGCCGTAAAACTGACAGGCGAACTGCCCGCAGTAATAGACGAACTTGGACTTGAGGACATTACCGCGTTAGGAGCCGCGGTAATGGGTTTTTTGCCCGGTGGAATGCTTACGGCTGGGAAACCGCAGTAG
- a CDS encoding DUF2190 family protein has protein sequence MKNYVAPGYNIKATLATAVSSGDGVVIGDLFAVAVNNYAANTEGIFALKGIFALPKKTGDTFSAGCKVYWDTTNGYVTTTSTSNTHAGWYVDADGDKAQVRLRL, from the coding sequence ATGAAAAATTATGTAGCGCCAGGCTATAACATCAAGGCAACGCTGGCTACCGCCGTTTCTTCCGGCGACGGTGTTGTCATCGGCGACCTCTTCGCGGTAGCGGTGAACAATTACGCGGCGAACACGGAAGGCATTTTTGCGTTGAAAGGCATTTTTGCTCTGCCAAAGAAGACCGGAGATACTTTCTCCGCTGGGTGTAAGGTCTATTGGGACACGACCAACGGCTATGTGACCACCACCTCAACAAGCAACACACACGCCGGATGGTACGTGGACGCGGATGGCGATAAGGCGCAGGTTCGCCTGCGGCTCTAA